From a single Streptomyces sp. NBC_01264 genomic region:
- a CDS encoding Pr6Pr family membrane protein: MMITPDARRLPTVAFRALIAAAAVTGLVIECAYGSVPVVLSYFTIWTNILVAVTFGLSAHRVHRREPDVAPFWRGGVLLFILVTGLVFHLVLANPSSPFNVLQDLDKLSGAKAVSNQLLHTVTPIGAALDFLFLTAPRTLRPRYAARWLAYPLLYVAFALTRGALLSPDVPSRYTYPFIDAAEYGYARVALNAVVLGLAFYALGLALVTADRYRPPRENRISSPAEGPLK; the protein is encoded by the coding sequence ATGATGATCACACCCGACGCCCGCCGCCTCCCGACCGTCGCCTTCCGCGCGCTGATCGCGGCGGCCGCCGTCACCGGCCTGGTCATCGAGTGCGCGTACGGCAGCGTGCCGGTCGTCCTGAGCTACTTCACGATCTGGACGAACATCCTGGTCGCGGTCACCTTCGGACTCTCCGCCCACCGCGTCCACCGGCGCGAGCCGGACGTGGCCCCCTTCTGGCGGGGCGGGGTCCTCCTCTTCATCCTGGTCACCGGCCTGGTCTTCCACCTGGTCCTGGCCAACCCGTCGAGCCCCTTCAACGTCCTCCAGGACCTCGACAAGCTGTCCGGCGCGAAGGCCGTCTCCAACCAGCTCCTCCACACGGTCACCCCCATCGGCGCCGCCCTGGACTTCCTCTTCCTGACCGCCCCCCGCACCCTGCGCCCGCGCTACGCCGCGCGGTGGCTGGCGTACCCCCTGCTCTACGTGGCCTTCGCCCTCACCCGTGGCGCCCTGCTCTCCCCCGACGTCCCGAGCCGGTACACGTACCCCTTCATCGACGCCGCCGAGTACGGCTACGCCCGGGTCGCGCTGAACGCCGTGGTCCTGGGCCTCGCCTTCTACGCCCTCGGCCTCGCCCTGGTCACGGCGGACCGCTACCGCCCGCCGCGCGAAAACCGGATTTCGTCTCCGGCCGAGGGTCCGCTAAAGTAA
- a CDS encoding DUF3631 domain-containing protein translates to MSDPKPTVVPIDGAALLDEVEAFHRRFNIFPREAAYVAVVLWDAHAHLIDCFETTPRIAFLSPEPGSGKSRALEIVEILTPRPVTTVSASANGLYRLVGAPEGLPTVLFDEVDTIFGPKAGPDEALRGFLNAGYRRSGGALRCVGDGSNQTAQIFPSYCAVAMAGLGSLPDTVLTRSVIVRMRKRAPNEKVEPYRQRVHEQQGHALRDRLAKWADRVREQVSGAWPAMPEGVTDRPADVWEPLLAVADAAGGDWPARARTACLELVAAAKDNDESSTGVRLLTDLRDHVFCGADRMSTAVILECLLRMDEAPWGDLDDKPLNSRTLARLLGQYVTPGNKPIKPRGIRTASGTPKGYYAEDLADAWERYCPPPLLKSATAATSATPQVSGGEPVADTATAIRHTHAEGATPLFPVAG, encoded by the coding sequence ATGAGCGACCCCAAGCCCACGGTCGTTCCCATCGACGGGGCCGCACTGCTCGACGAGGTGGAGGCCTTCCACCGCCGGTTCAACATCTTCCCCAGGGAGGCCGCCTACGTGGCTGTGGTCCTGTGGGACGCCCACGCCCACCTGATCGACTGCTTCGAGACCACCCCGCGGATCGCCTTCCTGTCCCCGGAGCCCGGATCGGGGAAGTCGAGGGCGCTGGAGATCGTGGAGATCCTCACCCCGCGCCCGGTCACCACCGTCTCCGCCTCCGCCAACGGGCTCTACCGCCTGGTCGGCGCCCCCGAAGGACTGCCCACGGTCCTGTTCGACGAGGTCGACACCATTTTCGGCCCGAAGGCCGGGCCCGACGAAGCATTGCGCGGGTTCCTCAACGCGGGCTACCGGCGCAGCGGTGGCGCGCTCCGCTGTGTCGGGGACGGCTCGAACCAGACTGCGCAGATCTTCCCCTCGTACTGCGCCGTGGCCATGGCCGGTCTCGGCTCCCTGCCCGACACCGTGCTGACCCGCTCGGTCATCGTCCGTATGCGTAAGCGCGCCCCGAACGAGAAGGTCGAGCCCTACCGCCAGCGCGTCCACGAGCAGCAGGGCCACGCGCTGCGCGACCGCCTCGCGAAGTGGGCCGACCGCGTCCGCGAGCAGGTCTCCGGGGCCTGGCCCGCCATGCCGGAAGGGGTGACGGACCGGCCGGCGGACGTCTGGGAGCCGCTCCTGGCCGTCGCCGACGCAGCCGGAGGGGACTGGCCCGCCCGCGCCCGTACCGCCTGCCTCGAACTCGTCGCCGCAGCGAAGGACAACGACGAGTCCTCCACCGGCGTCCGCCTTCTCACCGACCTCCGCGACCACGTGTTCTGCGGGGCCGACCGCATGTCCACCGCCGTCATCCTCGAATGCCTCCTGCGCATGGACGAGGCACCCTGGGGCGACCTCGACGACAAGCCGCTCAACTCCCGGACCCTGGCCCGCCTCCTCGGCCAGTACGTCACCCCCGGCAACAAGCCCATCAAGCCGCGCGGGATCCGAACCGCCTCCGGCACCCCCAAGGGCTACTACGCGGAGGACCTCGCCGACGCGTGGGAGCGGTACTGCCCCCCGCCCCTTCTGAAATCCGCAACAGCCGCAACATCCGCCACACCGCAGGTCAGCGGGGGTGAACCTGTGGCGGATACCGCCACAGCCATCCGCCACACGCACGCAGAAGGCGCCACACCGCTCTTTCCCGTCGCCGGATAG
- a CDS encoding helix-turn-helix domain-containing protein produces MTVKADALPRLYSPSDIAKALGMSEWWVKEQARKRRIPFTQPGRAYRFTGEQFAEILHLFEARPSANARVQQTSTHTPAVRGATVPKPVRQDPAPQRLRARPPRRIAMPPDQQQNAA; encoded by the coding sequence GTGACCGTAAAGGCAGATGCTCTGCCGCGTCTCTACTCCCCGTCGGACATCGCCAAAGCGCTCGGCATGTCCGAGTGGTGGGTGAAGGAGCAGGCTCGGAAGCGGCGTATCCCGTTCACGCAGCCGGGGCGGGCCTACCGCTTCACGGGGGAGCAGTTCGCGGAGATCCTCCACCTCTTCGAAGCCCGACCGTCCGCCAACGCGAGGGTGCAGCAGACGAGCACCCACACCCCCGCTGTACGAGGGGCCACCGTGCCCAAGCCCGTCCGACAGGACCCGGCGCCCCAGAGGCTCCGCGCCCGGCCCCCGCGCCGGATCGCCATGCCGCCGGACCAGCAGCAGAACGCTGCGTAG
- a CDS encoding bifunctional DNA primase/polymerase, which translates to MTQPAPIRRDGRVRLLAEALAIAARGWPVFPLHSGSKAPALHGEDRCPRTDGCADGHLKWEQRATTDGAAIVRCWTHKPYNIGLATGPAGLIVIDLDTPKTNSSPDAPGGTENFRALCERAGQAVPTTYRTRTPSGGAHLYFTAPAGIRLGNTAGKLGPLIDTRAQGGYVVAPGSITSSGMYEVTDPAPVAEFPGWLLPLLQPPAPVPARRLVAPAVSGSSAARAALDAECNVVRAAPAGQANNTLNRSAFKVGRFVAWGDLARDEVEVAFQGAGEERGLTAAECRSTIRSALDSSARTVRARDAA; encoded by the coding sequence ATGACCCAACCTGCCCCCATCCGGCGAGATGGCCGGGTACGGCTGCTGGCCGAAGCCCTTGCCATCGCCGCCCGCGGCTGGCCCGTCTTCCCCCTCCACTCCGGATCGAAGGCCCCCGCCCTACACGGCGAAGACCGCTGCCCCCGCACCGACGGCTGCGCCGACGGGCACCTGAAGTGGGAGCAGCGCGCGACCACTGACGGGGCCGCGATCGTCCGCTGCTGGACGCACAAGCCGTACAACATCGGCCTGGCCACCGGCCCCGCCGGACTCATCGTGATCGACCTCGACACCCCCAAGACCAACAGCAGTCCGGACGCGCCTGGCGGCACGGAGAACTTCAGGGCGCTCTGCGAGCGCGCCGGGCAGGCCGTCCCCACCACTTACCGCACCCGGACCCCCTCCGGCGGGGCCCACCTGTACTTCACCGCCCCGGCCGGGATCAGGCTGGGGAACACGGCGGGCAAGCTCGGCCCGCTCATCGACACGCGAGCCCAGGGCGGATACGTCGTCGCCCCCGGCAGCATCACCTCGTCAGGCATGTACGAGGTGACCGACCCTGCCCCGGTCGCAGAGTTTCCCGGCTGGCTGCTGCCCCTGCTCCAGCCGCCTGCCCCGGTCCCGGCCCGTCGGCTCGTGGCGCCGGCCGTCAGCGGCAGCAGTGCGGCCCGCGCCGCGCTGGACGCCGAGTGCAACGTGGTCCGTGCCGCCCCGGCTGGGCAGGCGAACAACACGCTCAATCGGAGCGCCTTCAAGGTGGGGCGCTTCGTCGCGTGGGGCGACCTGGCCCGGGACGAGGTGGAGGTGGCCTTCCAAGGAGCGGGGGAGGAGCGGGGGCTCACCGCTGCCGAGTGCCGCTCCACGATCCGCAGCGCCCTGGACAGCTCCGCCCGTACGGTCCGGGCCCGGGATGCGGCATGA
- a CDS encoding DUF6197 family protein produces the protein MNTRTDTDFTHIDPDLYAKAFELLDPAPEPATPAAPAVPVPVSLILAAPPVRLTGAVEKTLTNALAFLDTQGWAKGRLIHPEGARCSIGALRAAAGARNDAYRDAGNLLLDEARQQHGKGWEAIPSWNDSHTGAQVRSVWEAAIQRAHHMNI, from the coding sequence ATGAACACCCGCACCGATACCGACTTCACCCACATCGACCCCGACCTGTACGCGAAGGCCTTCGAACTCCTCGACCCCGCGCCGGAACCCGCCACCCCTGCGGCCCCCGCGGTGCCGGTTCCGGTCTCCCTCATCCTGGCCGCCCCGCCGGTGCGCCTGACCGGCGCCGTCGAGAAGACCCTCACCAACGCCCTCGCCTTCCTCGACACCCAAGGCTGGGCCAAGGGCAGGCTCATCCACCCCGAAGGCGCCCGCTGCTCCATCGGCGCCCTGCGAGCAGCGGCCGGCGCCCGCAACGACGCCTACCGGGACGCGGGCAACCTCCTCCTGGACGAGGCCCGCCAGCAGCACGGGAAGGGGTGGGAGGCGATCCCCTCCTGGAACGACTCCCACACCGGAGCGCAGGTCCGCAGCGTGTGGGAGGCCGCCATCCAGCGCGCCCACCACATGAACATCTGA
- a CDS encoding type IV secretory system conjugative DNA transfer family protein: MGPTRAQFIQYAPAALALAAAAAGPWSALAAAAAGAGAWAINTSAPALRSLIACGFTGTGCGIAAHQVLAAGMNPLFALGLAVPAGAAALAHHRNTTGQLPALPATTTGSAGQSSQAQIITAYWKEFISGPTQTEGRKLIQAGAELAQLGLDVGDDHVAFTGVITLPQGQQVRVKAADIASVYGIPTSQVEMGDPKHFAPNALPVLVHLKKAAVAPQIAAGAPTTPEELWAAHVAIPEGAMPGTTLTLTRYNGPLDWEGIATRERKAIGTVNIQDLAGNLDLETIQVALAPTDKPSQMGVRVMREHSLMHGTMLSSVVDELSMDARGYVRLGTYIDANAALVPFAQPGSGARHLYLVGGSRSGKSGILEQILLSAHRSRIAVILASPQAGTIAGAGLAAYCGDGLDEAMGALRLAYALMLDREARYRSPAFPFTDPLVLFVIDEAHMLLSVSSPYHAEAKAIVEQLTRRSLKRGIGVILATQTPLAEDLGNSTVIRSQLLIGGGAVFLRCARGQGSLVGANAVEGAEGIDLSRIPSSWPGQYAKVADRDMTGLATAAAAGPEDGTFGLGYLLTPGSQAVQFRSLHLDVAPVSLAGDPTPVAIEDREAWRHREAIAQTPLVDQRGKNLVGSLTDLLHRAQQGPTAQPQQRPQQGSTGPASPAGPEGQEPIKPRILALLRNGNMPMTVETIARKLGTPVNHIKPRLTELKKRDEVTNENGLWRSAA; encoded by the coding sequence ATGGGGCCGACCCGAGCACAGTTCATCCAGTACGCGCCCGCCGCCCTCGCGCTGGCAGCAGCCGCCGCCGGCCCCTGGTCCGCCCTCGCCGCAGCAGCGGCCGGAGCGGGAGCCTGGGCCATCAACACCTCCGCCCCCGCCCTGCGCTCCCTGATCGCCTGCGGGTTCACCGGCACCGGCTGCGGCATCGCCGCCCACCAAGTCCTCGCCGCGGGCATGAACCCGCTGTTCGCCCTCGGGCTCGCCGTCCCGGCCGGGGCAGCCGCCCTGGCCCACCACCGCAACACCACCGGCCAGCTCCCCGCGCTCCCCGCCACGACCACCGGCTCGGCGGGGCAGAGCTCGCAGGCGCAGATCATCACCGCCTACTGGAAGGAGTTCATCTCCGGCCCCACCCAGACTGAGGGCCGCAAGCTCATCCAGGCCGGCGCCGAGCTCGCGCAGCTAGGCCTCGACGTCGGGGACGACCACGTTGCCTTCACCGGGGTCATCACGCTGCCTCAGGGGCAGCAGGTCCGCGTGAAGGCGGCCGACATCGCCTCCGTCTACGGGATTCCCACCTCCCAGGTGGAAATGGGCGATCCCAAGCACTTCGCGCCCAACGCGCTGCCGGTCCTGGTCCACCTCAAGAAGGCCGCTGTGGCGCCGCAGATCGCGGCCGGTGCCCCCACGACCCCCGAGGAGCTGTGGGCCGCGCACGTAGCCATCCCGGAAGGAGCGATGCCCGGCACCACCCTGACCCTGACCCGCTACAACGGGCCCCTGGACTGGGAGGGCATCGCCACCCGCGAACGCAAGGCGATCGGGACCGTCAACATCCAGGACCTCGCCGGGAACCTCGACCTGGAGACCATCCAGGTCGCTCTCGCTCCCACCGACAAGCCCTCGCAGATGGGGGTGCGCGTGATGCGAGAGCACTCGCTGATGCACGGCACGATGCTTTCCTCGGTCGTGGACGAGCTGTCCATGGATGCGCGCGGATACGTCCGCCTGGGTACTTACATCGACGCCAACGCGGCCCTGGTCCCCTTCGCGCAGCCCGGTTCTGGCGCCCGCCACCTGTACCTCGTCGGCGGCTCCCGCTCCGGGAAGTCCGGGATCCTGGAGCAGATCCTGCTCTCCGCGCACAGGTCGCGTATCGCGGTGATCCTGGCGTCCCCGCAGGCCGGAACCATTGCCGGAGCGGGCCTGGCCGCGTACTGCGGTGACGGCCTGGACGAGGCGATGGGCGCCCTGCGGCTGGCCTACGCGCTGATGCTCGACCGCGAGGCCCGCTACCGCTCCCCGGCCTTCCCCTTCACCGACCCGCTGGTCCTGTTCGTCATCGACGAAGCGCACATGCTGCTGTCGGTCTCCTCGCCGTACCACGCGGAGGCCAAAGCGATCGTCGAGCAGCTGACCCGCCGGTCACTCAAGCGGGGCATCGGCGTCATCCTGGCCACCCAGACCCCGCTCGCCGAAGACCTCGGCAACTCCACCGTCATCCGCTCCCAGCTCCTCATCGGCGGCGGCGCGGTCTTCCTGCGCTGCGCCCGAGGCCAGGGCTCCCTGGTCGGAGCGAACGCGGTCGAGGGCGCCGAGGGCATCGACCTGTCGAGGATCCCCTCCTCGTGGCCCGGCCAGTACGCCAAGGTCGCCGACCGGGACATGACCGGCCTTGCCACCGCGGCCGCCGCCGGCCCCGAGGACGGCACCTTCGGCCTCGGCTACCTCCTCACCCCCGGATCCCAGGCCGTCCAGTTCCGCTCCCTGCACCTGGACGTCGCCCCCGTCTCCCTCGCCGGAGACCCGACCCCCGTCGCCATCGAGGACCGCGAAGCCTGGCGTCACCGCGAGGCGATCGCACAGACCCCGCTCGTCGACCAGCGCGGCAAGAACCTCGTCGGCAGCCTCACCGACCTCCTGCACAGGGCACAGCAGGGACCGACCGCACAGCCCCAGCAGCGGCCCCAACAGGGCTCCACCGGCCCCGCGAGCCCTGCGGGCCCGGAAGGGCAGGAGCCGATCAAGCCGCGCATCCTCGCACTCCTTCGGAACGGGAACATGCCCATGACCGTGGAGACCATCGCCCGAAAGCTGGGCACGCCCGTGAACCACATCAAGCCCCGCCTGACCGAACTGAAGAAGCGGGACGAAGTCACCAACGAGAACGGACTGTGGAGGTCAGCAGCATGA
- a CDS encoding tyrosine-type recombinase/integrase: protein MGFAENRGDYWRGRYKAAPGKYPAVTDDNGKTIRFRTKRAAEKAAAVEEEKALAASQATPVPEAERITFGEYASRWYEGQDLAASTMQNYRRHIEEHLLPEFEDAVVDEITKGEIDAWERGERARGYAASSIKTWRGTLHLILADAVDEELRDSNPATRRRGRGKRAGRSRNRGPEKVVTSALGVLQIAERAALLSGRDDEFVAVVLKGYTGMRWGEIVGLETKFVRPASVRVESQLYELDSGEMHLCPPKDDSYRTIDTPDWLSRLLAGQAARAGEKECGCHGLRYLFSGHSAANGAARRPGAKLVDVARVAGVSTGTVSNVLNRPGAVADGTRAGVEKAMVDLGFVRFWSSGENAAHWRRNGFATWLFHPAATGWYPKKAPQEARPVPLRAEPWPGVPARGRGAAGRAEASWVPIARGLTPHGLRHSHKTMMDELRTPPKLKDERMGHEDGSVQARYSHITAEMRRELLAGLTGMWEEALDARRRMAPGSPVAVLDALLRGRP, encoded by the coding sequence TTGGGATTCGCAGAGAACCGTGGGGACTACTGGCGGGGCCGGTACAAGGCTGCCCCCGGCAAGTACCCCGCCGTGACGGACGACAACGGCAAGACCATCCGCTTCCGGACGAAGCGGGCCGCCGAGAAGGCGGCGGCAGTTGAGGAGGAGAAGGCACTCGCCGCCAGCCAGGCGACCCCGGTGCCGGAGGCGGAGCGCATCACCTTCGGCGAGTACGCGAGCCGGTGGTACGAGGGTCAGGACCTCGCCGCGTCCACCATGCAGAACTACCGACGGCACATCGAGGAGCACTTGCTCCCTGAGTTCGAGGATGCCGTCGTCGACGAGATCACCAAGGGGGAGATCGACGCCTGGGAGCGCGGCGAGCGCGCCCGGGGCTACGCGGCCAGCAGCATCAAGACGTGGCGCGGCACCCTCCACCTGATCCTCGCGGACGCGGTCGACGAGGAACTCCGCGACTCCAACCCCGCGACCCGCCGCCGGGGCCGCGGCAAGCGCGCCGGTCGGTCCCGCAACCGGGGGCCCGAGAAGGTGGTCACGTCCGCACTCGGCGTGCTGCAGATCGCCGAGCGGGCCGCCCTGTTGTCCGGCCGGGACGACGAGTTTGTCGCCGTCGTGCTCAAGGGCTACACCGGGATGCGGTGGGGCGAGATCGTTGGGCTGGAGACGAAGTTCGTCCGGCCGGCCTCCGTGCGTGTCGAGTCCCAGCTCTACGAGCTCGACTCCGGGGAGATGCACCTGTGCCCGCCGAAGGACGACTCCTACCGGACGATCGACACGCCGGACTGGCTCTCGCGGCTCCTTGCCGGCCAGGCCGCGCGGGCGGGGGAGAAGGAGTGCGGCTGCCACGGGCTGCGCTACCTGTTCAGCGGGCACTCCGCTGCCAACGGAGCGGCCCGCCGGCCCGGCGCCAAGCTGGTCGACGTGGCGCGCGTCGCCGGGGTCTCCACCGGCACGGTCTCGAACGTGCTGAACCGGCCCGGCGCGGTCGCCGACGGGACACGGGCCGGAGTCGAGAAGGCCATGGTCGATCTCGGCTTCGTCCGCTTCTGGTCGTCGGGGGAGAACGCCGCTCACTGGCGGCGGAACGGCTTCGCCACGTGGCTGTTCCACCCGGCGGCGACCGGGTGGTACCCGAAGAAGGCGCCGCAGGAGGCCCGGCCGGTGCCGCTGCGGGCGGAGCCCTGGCCGGGAGTACCCGCCCGCGGCCGGGGCGCCGCCGGCCGCGCCGAGGCCTCGTGGGTTCCGATCGCGCGCGGGCTCACGCCGCACGGGCTACGCCACAGCCACAAGACGATGATGGACGAGCTGCGGACGCCGCCGAAGCTGAAGGACGAGCGAATGGGGCACGAGGACGGTTCGGTCCAGGCCCGCTACTCGCACATCACCGCGGAGATGCGCCGCGAACTTCTGGCCGGTCTGACCGGCATGTGGGAGGAGGCACTCGACGCGCGCCGGCGGATGGCTCCGGGGTCGCCCGTGGCCGTCCTCGACGCGCTGCTGAGGGGCCGCCCGTAG